The Acidobacteriota bacterium genome has a segment encoding these proteins:
- a CDS encoding ankyrin repeat domain-containing protein has protein sequence MKSLILLLLPLLFAQTAHPAKRGGNIDTKLLNAAEEGDTAKVERLLEKGANADAKNESGATALMVAAREGHTEVVKTLIDGGADANAKQEEGGWTPLMYAVSGGHTEMAKFLIAAGADMAITNTRGVTPLMCAASKGHTETIRFLISEGADVSKRTRRGMTALIYAAGRGYTETVKVLLDAGAYVNARYNAEYHKGDTALIYAARSGHAEAAKALIDKGANMEIVTRRGETALILAAAYGHTETVKILVDAGANMDAKDDHGATALMFADYLGFVEIVKILVQAGAGEQTEE, from the coding sequence ATGAAGTCGTTGATTCTGCTTTTGCTCCCCCTGCTGTTCGCGCAAACGGCCCACCCGGCCAAGCGCGGCGGGAACATCGACACAAAGCTGCTGAACGCGGCGGAAGAAGGCGACACCGCCAAGGTGGAGCGATTGCTTGAAAAAGGCGCGAACGCGGATGCGAAGAACGAAAGCGGTGCAACCGCCCTGATGGTTGCGGCACGGGAGGGCCATACCGAAGTGGTAAAAACCTTGATCGATGGGGGAGCGGACGCGAACGCGAAACAGGAAGAAGGCGGCTGGACCCCCTTGATGTACGCCGTGTCGGGCGGCCACACGGAGATGGCAAAGTTCTTGATTGCCGCGGGCGCCGACATGGCGATCACCAACACGCGTGGAGTGACCCCGCTGATGTGCGCCGCCTCGAAAGGTCATACAGAAACGATCCGTTTCCTGATTTCCGAGGGCGCGGATGTTAGCAAGAGGACCCGTCGTGGCATGACCGCGTTGATATACGCTGCGGGAAGAGGTTACACCGAGACGGTGAAGGTCCTTCTCGACGCGGGCGCGTACGTAAACGCCAGGTACAACGCCGAGTACCACAAGGGCGACACCGCACTGATATACGCGGCGAGGAGCGGCCACGCCGAGGCGGCCAAGGCTCTGATTGACAAGGGCGCGAACATGGAGATCGTGACCCGAAGGGGCGAGACCGCGCTGATCCTTGCGGCCGCGTACGGCCACACCGAGACGGTGAAGATCCTCGTCGACGCGGGCGCGAACATGGACGCGAAGGATGATCACGGCGCAACCGCCCTGATGTTCGCGGATTATTTGGGCTTCGTCGAGATCGTGAAAATCCTCGTGCAGGCCGGGGCGGGGGAGCAGACGGAGGAGTGA